The following are encoded together in the Pseudomonadota bacterium genome:
- a CDS encoding (Fe-S)-binding protein, with translation MIEGLRSLCSERLTGKRLDSVYGLGDQDGTPVPRFFDSAGDLRSLVLGGKQRLVFTCRPSKKNVIALLKARRPGLKLGIVAKGCDERALLELAKLSQLSLDGIEIIGVACDREQAEECRCGRPYPNNPLFGEKLEESFADPAVERFQRMEPEERMAFWQHHLGKCMKCYGCRNACPMCFCTECQMERDLLVPRGALPPDFPFFHFIHMMHLADRCIDCGACEDACPMDIPLRLLKKTMRAGVRDLFGYEPGVNAEGVSPFAAIARGDTTHAE, from the coding sequence ATGATCGAAGGACTTCGGTCTCTGTGCAGTGAGCGCCTGACCGGCAAGCGACTGGACTCGGTCTACGGCCTCGGCGACCAGGACGGGACCCCCGTCCCCAGGTTCTTCGACTCCGCCGGCGACCTGCGGAGCCTCGTCCTGGGCGGCAAGCAGCGGCTCGTGTTCACGTGCAGGCCGAGCAAGAAGAACGTCATCGCCCTCCTGAAGGCGCGGCGCCCCGGGTTGAAGCTCGGGATCGTCGCGAAGGGGTGCGACGAGCGCGCGCTCCTCGAGCTGGCGAAGCTGTCCCAGCTGAGCCTGGACGGAATCGAGATCATCGGGGTCGCCTGCGACAGGGAGCAGGCCGAGGAGTGTCGTTGCGGCCGGCCGTATCCGAACAACCCGCTGTTCGGAGAGAAGCTCGAGGAGAGCTTCGCGGACCCTGCGGTCGAGAGGTTCCAGCGGATGGAGCCGGAGGAGCGCATGGCGTTCTGGCAGCACCACCTCGGCAAGTGCATGAAGTGCTACGGGTGCAGGAACGCCTGCCCGATGTGCTTCTGCACCGAGTGCCAGATGGAGCGCGATCTCCTCGTGCCGAGGGGCGCACTGCCGCCCGACTTCCCGTTCTTCCATTTCATCCACATGATGCACCTCGCCGACCGCTGCATCGACTGCGGGGCGTGCGAGGACGCCTGTCCCATGGACATCCCGCTCCGCCTCCTCAAGAAGACCATGCGGGCGGGGGTCCGGGATCTTTTCGGCTACGAGCCGGGTGTCAATGCGGAGGGCGTTTCACCGTTCGCCGCCATCGCACGAGGAGATACGACCCATGCGGAATGA
- a CDS encoding hydrogenase iron-sulfur subunit — protein sequence MSFEPKIVAFLCNWCSYTGADLAGTSRIHYPPNVLCIRVNCSGRVSPLMVMSALRKGADAVLVCGCHIGDCHYVTGNWQTEKRVPVLKKALDALGIDHRRVRLEWVSASEGARFVEVVKDFVEEIKQLGPSPLKGATHDRRTSVSVQ from the coding sequence ATGAGCTTCGAGCCGAAAATCGTGGCGTTCCTCTGCAACTGGTGCTCCTACACCGGCGCCGACCTCGCGGGGACGAGCCGCATCCACTACCCGCCGAACGTCCTGTGCATCCGGGTGAACTGCTCCGGGAGGGTCAGCCCGCTCATGGTGATGTCCGCGCTGCGGAAGGGGGCCGACGCGGTGCTGGTCTGCGGCTGCCACATCGGCGACTGCCACTACGTCACGGGCAACTGGCAGACCGAGAAGCGGGTGCCCGTGCTGAAGAAGGCGCTCGACGCCCTCGGAATCGACCATCGGCGCGTGCGGCTGGAGTGGGTCTCCGCCTCCGAAGGCGCGAGGTTCGTCGAGGTGGTGAAGGACTTCGTCGAGGAGATCAAGCAGTTGGGGCCGAGCCCCCTCAAAGGAGCGACACATGATCGAAGGACTTCGGTCTCTGTGCAGTGA